CCAGGTCAACAATTTCATCTAGATATAAAGCCATTACAACTAGATTGAATTCAGATTTTTGGAGTAGTCCTGATGATTCATTGTTTAGTAGATATGTCGGGTCTTACGGTAGAAATACAGCGATAAGCGGGGTTAGTGATATTGACATGATTTTTGTACTTCCTGATCACATTAAATCTAAGTACGATTCTTATACTGGAAATGGTCAATCTTCACTTTTACAATCTGTAAAAAGTTCTATCTCCAAAACTTATTCAACTACGAACCTTGGAGCTGATGGCCAAGTGATTCAGGTAAGTTTCTATGACGGTATCATATTTGAAGTTGTTCCTGCTTTTCAACATGATGACAAATCATATACTTTTCCAGATTCTAATAACGGTGGTAGATGGAAAAAAACTGACCCGCATCCTGAGATCAATGAAATACGAATTAACGATCCTAAATTAAACTATAACCTTAAGCGGTTATGTAAAATGACTCGTTCTTGGAAAGACAATTGTAATGTACCAATGGGTGGATTACTAATAGATACTTTAGCTTTGAAGTATCTTAATCAGTGT
This DNA window, taken from Rhodohalobacter mucosus, encodes the following:
- a CDS encoding SMODS domain-containing nucleotidyltransferase; its protein translation is MGVAENFKEFCDNLIIDSSTRSTISSRYKAITTRLNSDFWSSPDDSLFSRYVGSYGRNTAISGVSDIDMIFVLPDHIKSKYDSYTGNGQSSLLQSVKSSISKTYSTTNLGADGQVIQVSFYDGIIFEVVPAFQHDDKSYTFPDSNNGGRWKKTDPHPEINEIRINDPKLNYNLKRLCKMTRSWKDNCNVPMGGLLIDTLALKYLNQCFYKDKSYFYYDFIVRDFFKFLKDQNPNQNYWFALGSNQLIFRKGNFEYKAKLAYNKSLEAIELQNSGKNWSSNQKWREIFGTKFPT